A region of the Microtus ochrogaster isolate Prairie Vole_2 linkage group LG1, MicOch1.0, whole genome shotgun sequence genome:
TAGGCATGAATACTTGAGGTGTTGGGGATGGTGAGAAATATGAAGGGAGATTCCCTTTGAGCTTCTTTGGTAGAAAGATCAAGAATCTCCTCTCTTGGCTTAGAAGCTCTGATGCATGTTTAGATtgacatataattaaaaaataaaaagaatgctcAGAATTAGGATATGTCTAATATGTAGAGCATTTGCCCTGAGTTTGACCCACAGCACTGTAAGAATATAACTAAACAATATAAAGGCAATGATGAAGAGCCCAGTAAAGTTCATTGACTCATGTTTTGTACGTAGGCTCCTTGGTTCACTTTATTATCACCCCACCAAATCGTAAGtgcttttatatcttttatataatttaactgtgcatatattaatacaattttaaaattggttttaattaaattaaattttggaaTATAAATTCGGTTTCTATAAATCAAATTATAATTTAGATTGTACTATTTAAGAGAATTATCAAATAACAGTTTATACTTTATAGTAAACTAAATCATTATCACCTACATTTTGTAAGAAAGACTATGACATCTACGTTCTAGTTGAAGACCTGCTTAGGAACGGGTGGGAAAAATCACCCTTTTTGAATGGCTTTTTCTTGTAGTAGTCCCTTCATTCCTTCAGAACTAATCGATTTGCAATTTCTTATTCTGGCTTTTACATAAAATGCAATAGTTCAACATATTGTCTATGTTTGAGAGATTGGAAGTGAGCAACCTCATTCATATGCTGTTCATTTGAAAGCAACTGCTTCACTGCCCTCATTTCCCATATGCCCAAGTGTCCCCACATCTCTCTCACTTTAGCTTGACACTATTCTGTGTTACTAGACCAACCAATCCAGTAATATGTGCGAgtaaatatctctgtgtgttACATTTTAATCATCAGGAAATTTTAATTGTTGTGGAGTATATTTTTATgcttcatatgtgtatatgaatgtacatgtgcacacatactatgtatatgcatatatgtttgttttaGGGAGGCAGTGACTCTTCTGAAGAAAATGGAGATGGAGATAGTTCGGACgaggaaggggaagaggtaagacactttttatttcttccataacAAGCCAGGCAACACAAGGAACTAATAGCAATCTAGACTCAGCAAATAGCCACTACTTCCTTGCCAGCTACCCATAACAAGCTATTTTGGACAAATGGAATGTTATTTAAGTTAGAAGCAACTAAAATAACCTGCTTATTACACCACTGCAATGTGGGGTTAAAGTTACCTAGATGTGGCACACAGGAACAGAGGTGTCTGCATTTTAAGGGAAATGTGAAACCCACTAAAACGCAGCACAAAGTTTGTTTATATTGGATGCCTCTGATAGTAGGCAAGAGAGAAGTAAGCCTAAGCTTGATGTGATGCCCTTTCCTTGGTGGTCAGGATGTGAAGCCAACTGATGCCTCTACAGTGTCCTGACTTAATCTGTAGAATAAGGTCAATCTCTTTAATAGGAATTCAATAGATTTTTATCTAATTATTAgattacagaaattaaaatactCAAGATGTATAAACATCTTCCTAAACAGTTAAATTACTGTAATTAATGGCTAAAATTCATTTGTGTAGCTTGGAAATCATGATATTATGTTTATAACTGACATCTTGCCTATGGAAGCATACTATTAAGATCTATTTTCCTGGATTTCTAATCATAGCTACCCCTGGCTTGGGAACATTCTAAATTCGGGCATTCCTAGGTGCTATTTGTGAATAGAAAATGACAGACAAAAATGGATCATCTGTGTCATCTATGCTGAAGGCAGATGTGGCAACTCGTACAGTGACcaagtatttgttttttctttcggTTAAGTAACATCTCCTGTGCGATAGTTATACTGACAGTGGAGGGAAGGTCTTAAAAATCTTGCCAAGCCAGGACTAGAAACCATATGTGCCCTACATCCTGCGAAATCCTGCTGCAGCTCAGTAATGCTCCGAAACTAAGGGAGACTCAGCCACTCTGTGCCCCCTGCTGTAGCTCCTCATGCTGCCTCGCATACTTCAGATGCATATATGATGCCCAGGAAACAGCTGCTTTGAAGGGTCAGAGGAATAGTGCTCCGAAGATCATCCACAGTGATCAAGGAAACGTGGGTGGGTTCAGGAATCTTCCACCTGCGAGATTCTAGGCATGCTTtaatctccatttcttctttaaaatttaattgcaGGATCCACTTAGGTAAACAAAGCACAGGGACTGTGTTCACCTAAGGAAAAAACTTGGGCACACTTTCTATTTGATGATaacatcccccccacccccgcacaccATAAAGTATTTCAGACTTGCTTAACGGAAACATACATGATAAAATTATCAGCTCATTGAAATTTCAGAAACTGGACATATAAGTAAAATCAGcactaatagaaaaaaatagcacaTGCCGAATATTCATTAACCAACTTCCACCATGGACCACCATGAGTTTGACTTCAATTGAATAGGTTAATTTCTGCTTGTTTTCATATACaatactttatatatattatatatattatacatgtacatattctATATACAGGATGACATAGTGTACATTCTTTTGTAAGAGGCTCCCGTTGTTCTGACCTTCGGAGATGCTTCTATGTGATCCTGTCCTTTTTAGGGCACAGGCTTATCGTTGGCATTCCCCTCTATCAACGCACTGCATGACTCACCTGAAAATGGGCATGCTGGTCGTTTCCAAATTAGGGTTGCTGCAAAGGTCTTACTACTGGGAACATTCTAGAGCTTCAAATGACTACACTTATCCATTTGAGGAGgctatttttcttaaaagtgtAGCTTCTGAGTCAAAAATGATGTGCATATGTTCAGCTTCACTAAAGGCTTTCCAAAGTAGGGGCGGCCAGGCAAAGGCCCGCTCTCTGCAGACAGAGCTTCTACTGCTTCCTGTTCTCACCAATGcctgtatgttttatttatttttaccattctATAGCGTCATGGATATAGATAACTTTTCTATCTAATAAGATATTTGGAGCCTAATATCTAGCAACAGTCCaagtcatttcctttttaatttgtttgcaCAAGAATATTCTGAAATTAAGTTTCTGGGCCAAGAAAATATCTAAGAGGAACAACTGCATACATTAGGAGATTGGCCACTCTTCAGTCTTGACCCTGACACCAGTGAATTGCTATGAATTATTCTTCATTTGACTTTGTACAAACCACTGTATCACTACACATCAGTTTTTTAATCGGTGAAATGGGGGAACAAGGGCCAGCTAACATGGCCTCCTAGAGTCTCTCCAGTGATACCAATAATTTCTCCTTATCTCACTAAAAAGCTTAATTTGCTTGAATGAATCATTAAAAAACCAGGTTGTATACCACACCTGAGATATCAGGCACCTAGCTTGAAAGATGGACTTGGGTTGTGTCAAACCCTTTACTGCATCTGTAGCCCTCACAAACTGAATGAGAAAAATCTTGCTTTAGTTAATTCATTTTCGTAAgaaagatcaaactcagattcaaTTTGTTTTCCTGAAATCTTAACATTATCCCACATCACAATCTCTCAGAAATACCTTTCAAGTCAATTCAACTGCCAGGACTCActgaaatacataaatttaaacataTGAAATCCAGACTTTAACTAGGAGGTATTAATTTTACTACTAGATTAGCTCAGTTTACCTACTATGATCTCACAGCCTagataaaagtataaaataaagattataatGTGCATTTTTTCAGGAGTCTTAATTTGTCATCATCTTTATGTAGTAGCATTATACACTACTGTAAGTTTCGTGAGCAGAAGAAACAGTTGTGCACCCGACATTTCAAGCGCAAGGACGGTTAAGCTAATAAGACAGAAAGCATAAATAACTGAAGCACCCCACCAGCAGATAAATAGGATTAAATAATGCTGAGTGCCTAGAAATAAGACAGGGAATGGCACACAGGAGGCAGCTGATGAATCGGCTGAGGGCATTTCCAAATAGTGCCTCAAAGACCCGACAAATCTTAAGCTCTCTTCCAGCTATAGTAGACTCTGAACTCTGGACATTCTCACCAGGAGAATTCAAATGAAGAGGAGAACAATGAAGGTTCTGAGgggaatgaagaggaggaggcagaggccgagAACGCCACCCTCTCTAGTGTAACTCCACTCTATGGAACCGAGGCCACACCTCAAGCAGAGACTATAGGACTGGCTGCGCTCCAGCTGCCCAAGAAGGTAATGAGTCCCAAACCTTGATCTCTTTTCATCTCTTCACTGATGTCCAAGTTTCCCTGACACTATCCACATCATATTTGATATCATCTTTACTCAATATTATTACCTCATTCAAGAAGCGAGCATAGATACACTTTCCCCAATTACAAATGGGAAATAATATTCTGTAAATTTCTTTCCCATGCTATTAGACCATCCTACTTCAGAGGTGCAACTTCCAAGGCAGACAAAGTGGGGGTCAGAGCTAGGGAAGCATGGCACACAGGGTAGATTTATGGAGTACACACCCCAACAAAACCCATTACAAAGGTAtctattctaaatttttaaagcCACCAACCAGTTCTTTCACAAATTATCTTTAACTTGAAACATCACCCAGAACAAGGTCATCAGTGAGAATTTCTCAGTTTTCCACAGCTAGACTTGGATGATTTCAAACCTTCACTTTCAGGctggagacacagaaagcaaggttgcaaaaaagaaggaaagtgatgaagaagaagaagaggaggaggaagaggaggaaaatgaaaacgAGGAGGCAGAAGTTGAAGAAAACGAGCAGGTGGTCAACGGCACCAGCACAAACTCCACGGAGGTGTACGGTGGCAACAGCACTAGCGGAGGGATCAATGGAGAAGAAGGTCAGGGACAAAGCGTCACCGAAGCGGGTGTGGAAGGAGCCACAACGGGCAGGGAGCCAATCAGTGATGGCCCCACGACTGTTGTCCTTCCGAAGGCGCTTCAGCGTACGACCCCACCACCCCAAGCCTACGGGACCTCTTCCCCACCACTCAGTAAAACCACAGCTGAGTATtggggagaatatgaacaaacaGGCGTCAGTGAGAATGACAGTGACTATCAAGTCTACGACAATGAGAATGGGGAGCCTCGCGGGGACAATTACCGGGCCTATGAGGATGAATACAGCTACTACAAGGGGCGTGGCTATGAAGGCTATGATGGTCAAAATTATTACTACCATCAGTGAAGCCCCACCCCTGGGGTGAATTCCCTGTTCTGTCATTGTATTTGGCTAccatttattttcaaagttcaaCTCAGGAAGGTGCAATATAACAAATGTGCATTTTACAATGTGGAATGGTGCTACAATCCCAGAGTGATTTCTGCAAATGCTTCTATTTGGAatggcttcttttgctttttttccaggTGTGTCACTTGAAAGGTCATTGTAAGTCAGGGCCATTGATCGAGCAGTACATTGATGTCTGAGTTGGGCCTAGCTGGAATGCTTCCTGTTTGTGCCGTGGGCACTATTGCTAATGGCCCAAACACACTCTTTGTACAAGAAGGCAACGAGAGAGAGATTTATGAATGATACTGTATACAGCAAATGTGTACTTCCTGTATCACACTTCCTATCTAATACTGTATTAGGGTTAATTCTCATCCTCATGTATATTATGTATCCTGTATGCACAGATTTTATCGCAAATAAACATGCAATTCTTCAAATGTGTTATAATTAAGAAGAAACGGGGACTATCAGAAAGCACGTGGGTTTAAGAAGGGTGGGACCATTCAGATAAAAAACAAGCTTATTTCCATTCGGCTTTAAAACTCAGAGGATCTGGAAACATTCTGTCTTCAATAAGTCTGCACAGCTAAGGTTTGACGATTGAGAGCAGAATCAGCCACATACACCAGGGAATGACTGAGTCTTAGAGCTGCCAGATTTAACAAACATGAATACATGTAAGATGTCCACttcaatttgaatttcagataaatacaattggttttttttaaaagaagtggcCCCCATGAATAATTAGCCTCTGTGAAATACCTGGAATAAAGTTATGCTAAATAAATGACTTCTTCTTTATCTAATATTCAGTTGTGACTGGGTGTCCTATGATTTTTCTGGTAAGCTTATCcttacaaaatttaattttaaatagggTAAGTCAAACATGGGGTAATTAAACTcttacacacacaagcacacatgcaaacacacaaactaCAAAAATGCGCATGCAAACAcctacacaaaccacacacacaaactgcacacacaaaaacatgaaaacataaacacaaaccacacacacatatacatgtaaatacacactcaaactgcgcgcacacacacacacacacacacacacacacaattggtgTACAAAGTCTTGACAGCAACTGACTCCTTAATATAAACCTAAAAACAAACTTCAAGTAACCATATAGACACTTGGAAGAAGCACAACAATAACTGGCATATCCTTTAATTTATACATTGTGAAACATATGAGCCCACACAGTCAATGTTTAGACATCCAGAACTTGAAAATGTAGAATCTCGTCAGAATGACTTCAGTTTGGGTGCGGTCAGTTCCATTATCACCAGCTCACAGACCTTGGAGGAAGAGTACTTGGCGGAAGAGTCCTTGGCGGAAGAGTCCCTGATGGAAGAGGAGTCCCTGACAGAAGAGGCCATCCGTAAGCACCCTCCATACACCCGGCACCTGGCtcactgccttcctttctttttccgttgctgtgataaaatgccctggaAGACATCTTAATGGGAAGGTGTTTATTTCAGCTACAGTTCAAGGGTAACAGTCAGCCCTCCTGGCAGAGAAGCCGAGGCCACTGTGGTTTGATCCAGCAGGTCATATGGCATCCACAATCAGCCAATAGTGACGAGAGCATGCTGCAGTTTAGTTCTTTTTCTCCACCAGTAGAGTCTGAGATTTCAGCCAGGGAACGGTGCTGCCTACAGTGGGAGAGTCTTCCAGTTAAAATGAGGATAGTCCTCACAGGCCCTTTCAGAGAGCCATCTCCTAGGGGCTTTGGGATTCTTTCAGGTTGAGAGTTAACACTAAACATCAAATTCATGACTGGTTAACGTTCTGCCACATTTATTTCTATCCTTGGtggttcatgtgtatgtgtgtgtgtgtgtgttttatgcatGCAACTCTTTGTAAAACCGCTGAAGAGGAGTTTGTAGAGATCATGAAGATTGATCaatatttcagtatttattttaagaagaattAGCCAGGAagggtggcatatgcctgtaatcctagtgtcCAGAAGGCTGATGCAATAGGATGGCAGCTTCCTGGCCAACATGGTCTGCATGGTGAGGTTCTTCTCACTCTCCTTCCCCACCTAACAGTGACTTACCCTGTATAAGCACAATGCTTCTCCCATTCTCAAGACTTTGAACATATGCAAGATTATCTTATACTCTTCTAAATGGATCACTCATAAACATCTTCAGTTTCCCATTTGTTATCATCCTCAACTTTATCGGTGAACAATTGGcccaaacacatcacacacaaccaGGCAGGGTTAGGCAGTGCCAGGCTGGCTTAGGCTCTGTGCCCTTTACCATTTTACAGCACCCTCTGTCGTGTGGGCATCCACAGTGGATGGGCAGGGCATCTCTAGTGCCAGCCTCGCTGTTGGAAAATATGCCTTGTACATCACTGTTTGCTTAGAAGCAACCAGGGTTTAAGGCTTGCGTGTTGAACAGCATCTTCAGAGCCAGGATTCTCTCCTGCAGGTTTATATGGTACAGAGCTCatgaactctggaggcagaggctctggTCTTACTGGGTAATTTACCCCCATGCACCGTTAACTCCTTCCCCCAGTCCCAAGCTACTGCTCAGTGAGACACACCTAAGGGACTCAGAACCggcccatctcttctctctcctctttagaGGCTGAACTTTAGCTTCAGAAGCCTccgtctcttttccttcctggagTCTCATCTTccacattctgtctgtctgttgagAGGTTTCCTTCTTGGCTGTAGAATTTCACTGATCCCTCAGTCCTTGACTTCAgggtgtcttttgtttgtttgtttgtttagttatttatttgacattttgAAGCTACCAGGAAGCCAAGTCACCTTAGTCATTATGCTTTCCAAAATAACTCAGTTTTCTGGTAAATGGTATAATTCGTGGGTTTCATTTCTCCACTCCTACTGAAACGTAGCCTTCCAGGACTCTTAGACCTGGTTGGGGTGTCATGGTTACTAAACACCAGAATGCTTTGTAACAGTCCCATGATGAAGCTGAAGCTGTTAGATTGACAcactccatttaatttgattccACCAGCAGAGAGACATAGGCTCACATGGAGTTGGACAGCTTGTTATTCATACAGAGAGCACACAGGAGCAGTAATATGTCAGTTCTCTGTGTTCCTAGCATTACAAGACAATACTAAACCAGAGGTGACAGGTGACAGAGGGCAGAACAGAGTTGAGCAGGTGGACTGTACAGAGGCAGAAGTTGAATGCTGAGGAGAAAAAGTTGAAAGATTTTTACTCAGATGAAACTGGGGGAAAGANNNNNNNNNNNNNNNNNNNNNNNNNNNNNNNNNNNNNNNNNNNNNNNNNNNNNNNNNNNNNNNNNNNNNNNNNNNNNNNNNNNNNNNNNNNNNNNNNNNNNNNNNNNNNNNNNNNNNNNNNNNNNNNNNNNNNNNNNNNNNNNNNNNNNNNNNNNNNNNNNNNNNcaggcaggcaggcaggcaggcagggcaggcaggatgTGAGTTGATGACCTGAGAATATCAATAGGACCACAAAGTAGCTGCTTTTAAAAGACGGATTGGTCCCCTCTCTTGATAGCCCTCTATCCCTCTGCTACTTTCCAGTCTTTCCAAGTTTCATCAACCCATGTTTCAGTCAAGTGTTCTACATGTCAACCCAGGTTTAGGCTTTGGAGAACACAAAACATTTCTCTATGGTTTAGTTTACTGCTGTAATATAAACTCTACACCGACACCTTCTAGGCTGGTGCTGATTCCCGTCATGCTTTCTTGTTCATAATAGTCCCCCCCCTTGAAGAACTTTAactttgattttcaaaataaGTCTTGAGATAATATGTTAATAGCAACAGCTAACTGGAACAGAAACTGGCAGAATGACTCTGGATCCCCAGGAGTCAAGGAGGTCATTCGGAGCTGAGACAACACAATGCAAACGAGCCAGCTTGAAGGATGGAGAAAACTAGACATGCCCGGTATAGTAAGCCGATGTTAATATGCGTCCCCTGAGAGTCACATTCTGCCTCCTGTGGGCTCGCAATGCAGAACAGCAGCCTCTGAAAGGAATCCTATTCTGAGAATGAGCAGCGTTGCCCGCCTGGAGGCCACAGATCAGAGCTTTGTAGCCACTCCCAGCAATGTCACCATGTCCTGGAGGAAAGGCTGGTGTCATTATAATTACATTCTAACTACACCCTTTGAGTCGTTATCTTAAGTTGCAAAAAAACTTCCttctaatataaaaataaaggtaaattatATTGACATACCCTCTCTTCGCTAGTAATAGCTGAAGGGTGTGTGTGGTCTGGAGAAACGGACACAACTAGCTTCCTGCTGTTTTGTGGCACTCCACGGTGCTGCACTGGAGAGAAATGCCCAATGCTGAGGGAAGATAATGCTTCCTAAAGATAAGAATCATTTGGA
Encoded here:
- the Ibsp gene encoding bone sialoprotein 2 isoform X2, whose protein sequence is MKTALILLSILGMACAFSMKNFHRRVKAEDSEENGVFKYRPRYFLYKHAYFYPPLKRLPAQGGSDSSEENGDGDSSDEEGEEENSNEEENNEGSEGNEEEEAEAENATLSSVTPLYGTEATPQAETIGLAALQLPKKAGDTESKVAKKKESDEEEEEEEEEEENENEEAEVEENEQVVNGTSTNSTEVYGGNSTSGGINGEEGQGQSVTEAGVEGATTGREPISDGPTTVVLPKALQRTTPPPQAYGTSSPPLSKTTAEYWGEYEQTGVSENDSDYQVYDNENGEPRGDNYRAYEDEYSYYKGRGYEGYDGQNYYYHQ
- the Ibsp gene encoding bone sialoprotein 2 isoform X1 codes for the protein MKTALILLSILGMACAFSMKNFHRRVKAEDSEENGVFKYRPRYFLYKHAYFYPPLKRLPAQGGSDSSEENGDGDSSDEEGEEEENSNEEENNEGSEGNEEEEAEAENATLSSVTPLYGTEATPQAETIGLAALQLPKKAGDTESKVAKKKESDEEEEEEEEEEENENEEAEVEENEQVVNGTSTNSTEVYGGNSTSGGINGEEGQGQSVTEAGVEGATTGREPISDGPTTVVLPKALQRTTPPPQAYGTSSPPLSKTTAEYWGEYEQTGVSENDSDYQVYDNENGEPRGDNYRAYEDEYSYYKGRGYEGYDGQNYYYHQ